The Lycium ferocissimum isolate CSIRO_LF1 unplaced genomic scaffold, AGI_CSIRO_Lferr_CH_V1 ctg2827, whole genome shotgun sequence sequence ATCTTTTCCAGTACTGGCCGACTCTACGAATACTCAAGTACCAGGTTGTTCTTTTTTCCTCCTTTAACAGAAAAATGATTCAATTTtactatacaacaaaatatcTGGACTGAATTTAATCTTAGTTTATTCTAGGTCTCTTGTTCAATGTTCTTCGATTTAAGTGGCAGCTGAGACACTATGTGTTTCAGTTCGAATAGAAGTTATAACAATTTGAAGAAATTAGTAACTAATTATCCTTGGAACGACGTGGAAATAATACCCGTCAATCTTAATTAAGCAACAGTTAACCAAGATTGATGTATGAATTAGGATAACCAAGATTCACGAAATTTTGTGCCTTGAGAAGATACGAGCTTCTATACTATAAGAAAATCAATATGAAAAAAAGCTTTTCCGAGATCGTCGTGTGTTCACGGCAAATTTTTTTCGTTGTCGTTCAAAAACAGCTTTGCCTGCAAACTTTGTTCAGCCAATTTTTTGTTTGAGcttcctttaattttttaccAAGTCCTTGGACTATTCGAAAGAGACTCTAATATTGCTATAAATCTCGAATCAAAGGATCGTATAAGTTATGCAACGACCCCATTTATTATCAGATATTCATCATTATTATCTTTTGTCTTCCTATTCACTGAATGAAAcctttttgaatattttgtcaTCCAATTTGTGATGGATAATTATGAGGATAATGtacttctttttccttctttctcatgTTAGCTGTATCATTGGCTACCCCTCTGCTCAATATTTCTCGTTGCACATTATTGAATCAGCAACTGCTTCAAACGCTGCCTTCTTTTTCACCtttctttgagccgagggtctatcggaaaccaCCTCTCTACCTTCtcaagataggggtaaggtatgcgtacactctacccttctcaggccccacttgtgggatcacattgggttgttgttgttgttcaacTGCTTCAAACGAATATTCAGAAATATTCAGTTTAGCTGGGATTCAATTCTCCGAGACCCCCATTCCAgacaagaataaaaaaagagaagcaTTTATAGTACAATCCTTCAACTTAATACTCAACCACATATATTGTTTATTAGAGTTCCCATTCGTTTCATTCTGTCTTACTTCCTTGCAACTaatattattgtcattttttcttttattattattattatttattttttttaatttttttattttattttatttttttatttttttttgtaaaaagtgGAACAAACATACAGTCATAACTATCTTCTTCGATATTTCTGATAAACTTTCGTCTGCCTTATTCAGTTTCTTGTGTGATGTCCCTACCTTACTAGCATGCTCAGGCACATTAGTTGTCACCATCCAAAATCTTACTAAGACGTGATTATGCCAGCCAATTCTAACTGATAGGTGAATCAATCCAAAAGTAACCACGATACcaaaattatagaaaaatagagtacaaataaatatataaatgagaTATTTTAAGTTAATACAACGCAGGACTATACTCTACGACCATCAAGAACTGGTGTCACAAGTCATGAGATACTATGAGTGGAAAAGTATAAGATATTACCGGTACAATATTTGTTTGGAAAATAACAGGAGTAACTTACTCATGATCTCAAATGCTTCTCCACAAACACCACAATAGTTTAATTCAAAACCTGCACATAAGGATGTAGCAAGTTTAATATGAGTGTATAAGGTGATCTCTTAAATGTTATGCTCAAGATTAAAAGGGGTGCTTCTAGATATTATTTCCAATACTCAAAATGCATTTGTTGTTGGAAGGACAATAGTTTGGAATACCTTGATTTGTCAGTATCTTGTAAGACCCTATAATAGGAAGAATGCCACCAAAAGTTGCCTAATCAAAATAGATCTTAAAAAAGCATATGATATAGTTGAATGGGACTTTGTGGAGGAGATGTTGTATGGCTTAGAGTTCCCCTATAAGTTTATAAAGTGGTCCATGGAGTGCATCACAACACCCCAGTATGCTATTGCTCTTGATGGTGGTCTTCCTTGGGAAATTAAGGGCAAGATGGGTTTGAGGCAAGGGGACCCGATTTCCCCTCTCCTCTTTGTGATATGCATGGAGTATTtctcaagaatcatgaactgGGTGACTGAACAGGATGGGTTCTCATACCACACAAAATGTAGGAGCATGAAACTTAACCACTTATGTTTTGCAGATGACATGTTGAACTTTTGCAAAGGAGAATTTTACTCAGTGGTACTCATGCTAAGAGGACTTGTGACATTCTCCATTGCATCTGGACTTAAAACTAATGCTAGCAAGTCAAGTGTGTTTACATCTAACATGGGGACACAGACAGTAGAGGATGTGTATGAGCTAACTGGAATACTAAAGGCAAACTGTATTTTAGATATTTGAGAGTTCCAATATCTTCCAGGAAGATTTCAATTGTTGACTGTGAAATGATGGTAGACAAGCTAGTGAGTAGAATTAGGACATGGGGATCCAAAAATCTATCTTATGTAGGAATAGTGCAACTGGTGAACTCTgtactagtgcgcctccactcCTACTGGTCCTCCATTTTCCTACTTTCAAAGAAGGTGCTGAAGAGTATCACAGCTATCTGTAGAAGTTTTCTCTGGAGTGGACATGTGCATACTTCTAAGTCTTTTCTTAGTAGCATGGGATATAGTGTGCACGCCAAAGTAGGAAGGGGGCTTAGGGATCACTGATTGTATAAGGTGGAATGAGGCTACATAGCAAAATATGTATGGAATGTGAAAAGTAAGATAGAAAATTTGTGGGCTAAATAGGTAAATCACATCTAtctggggggaggggggagtgGTGGAA is a genomic window containing:
- the LOC132043731 gene encoding MADS-box transcription factor 27-like, which produces MARGKIAIKRIDNPASRQVTFSKRKSGLVKKAKELAILCDAEVGVTIFSSTGRLYEYSSTSCIIGYPSAQYFSLHIIESATASNAAFFFTFL